Proteins encoded by one window of Cellvibrio sp. KY-GH-1:
- a CDS encoding alginate export family protein — MKKNTLYLFVAAASSLVCAAPGVSAKTFTESMQQGSVVKINFRTRFEDVTEDYYAVDPVTKVLGKKGEREADAWTTRSRISYQSGAWNGFGFTGEMDNISEMTNDVDYRTSAHSSDPLNGQSKTVAVIADPVGTEVNQAFISYTNFNNQVKYGRQRLVLDNSRFIGNVGWRQNEQTYDGLSWTNKTIRYTNFTYAYIKNVNRVFGEDNPALGDLHMDSHVLNASYTGLDAGKLIGYAYLLDVNDPIAQLGLTSDTFGVRWQGTVGESFLYNLEYAKQQDAGAAKMFEADYTLAEATYNVSRFSFTLGYELLGSDDGKYGFATPLATLHAFQGWADKFLATPAAGLEDTYLNVGVTVAGAQAVVSYHKYDSDAGSIDFGDEIDLSLSKKFGAVVWTAKYAQYSMGDTNASFTDTTKFWLMADWNF, encoded by the coding sequence ATGAAAAAAAATACACTTTATCTTTTTGTGGCTGCGGCGAGTTCGCTGGTGTGCGCGGCTCCAGGTGTTTCTGCAAAAACTTTTACTGAGTCTATGCAACAGGGTAGTGTGGTTAAAATAAATTTTCGTACTCGCTTTGAAGATGTGACAGAAGATTATTATGCGGTGGATCCAGTGACGAAAGTGCTGGGTAAAAAAGGCGAGAGAGAAGCGGATGCCTGGACTACTCGCTCACGCATTTCCTATCAGTCAGGCGCTTGGAATGGATTCGGTTTTACGGGTGAGATGGATAACATTAGTGAGATGACAAATGATGTTGACTATCGTACATCTGCGCATAGTTCAGATCCGTTGAATGGACAAAGCAAAACTGTTGCTGTAATTGCAGACCCTGTTGGTACTGAGGTTAATCAAGCGTTTATTTCCTACACCAATTTCAACAATCAGGTGAAATACGGTCGTCAACGTTTAGTGCTGGATAACTCACGTTTTATCGGCAACGTAGGTTGGAGACAGAACGAACAAACGTATGATGGTCTATCTTGGACCAATAAAACAATTCGCTACACCAATTTTACCTACGCGTACATCAAGAATGTAAATCGCGTGTTTGGTGAAGATAATCCCGCGTTAGGCGATTTGCATATGGATAGCCATGTACTCAACGCCAGTTACACTGGATTAGATGCCGGTAAACTGATTGGTTATGCTTATTTGCTGGATGTGAATGACCCAATTGCACAACTTGGTTTAACGAGTGATACCTTTGGTGTTCGTTGGCAAGGAACCGTAGGTGAGTCCTTTTTGTATAACCTTGAATATGCAAAGCAGCAAGACGCTGGCGCTGCGAAAATGTTTGAAGCAGATTACACCTTGGCTGAGGCAACGTATAACGTAAGTCGTTTCAGTTTTACCTTGGGTTATGAATTGTTGGGGTCCGATGATGGCAAATATGGTTTTGCTACACCACTGGCAACACTGCATGCGTTTCAAGGTTGGGCGGATAAATTTCTGGCAACACCTGCTGCTGGTTTGGAAGATACTTATTTGAACGTGGGTGTTACCGTGGCAGGTGCGCAAGCAGTTGTGAGCTACCACAAGTATGATTCTGATGCGGGCAGTATCGATTTCGGTGACGAAATAGATTTAAGTCTGAGCAAAAAGTTTGGTGCAGTGGTGTGGACTGCAAAATATGCCCAATACTCAATGGGCGATACTAATGCCAGCTTCACGGATACTACGAAATTTTGGTTAATGGCTGATTGGAACTTCTAA
- a CDS encoding exo 1,3/1,4-beta-D-glucan glucohydrolase, with protein sequence MQWPSITSKLKKDPALEAKIEDLLVQMSLEEKIGQLIQPEIRHLTAADVKEYHIGSVLNGGGSVPNGNRYSKAADWLAIADAYYTASMDDSDGKLAIPIMWGTDAVHGVGNIVGATLFPHNIALGAARNPELIKEIGRITATEIAVTGLDWDFSPTVAVARDDRWGRTYESWSESPDLVRDYAGQMVEGLQGDATGKEFLSKYKVISTAKHFIADGGTLNGIDRGNCIDDEESLCRIHAAGYYSAIENGVQTVMASFNSWQGEHMHGHRYLLTDVLKEQMGFDGLVVGDWNGHGFVAGATPLNCPQALNAGLDIYMVPDPEWKQLYRNTLAQAQDGTIPMSRVDDAVRRVLRVKLRANLWEKGLPSSRPLAGRDDLLGAVEHRAVARQAVRESVVLLKNKNNLLPLSPKAKILVAGDGADNISKQTGGWSINWQGTGNTMADFPGATTLWMGIESAVSAAGGSAQLSVDGSYTEKPDVAIVIFGEDPYAEMQGDIQHQLLKAGDTADLQLLQKLKGDGIPVVALFITGRPMWINRELNASDAFAVIWQPGTEGAGIADVIFKATDGSINFPVKGQLSFSWPKRPDQGPLNVGDKDYDPLFAYGFGLKYGDKDTLSDSLSEEGISFEATSHVLELFNRRPLGIYGIILEGKNNDRAALNGNIASVSTLTVTCVDRDVQEDARRALWNGDGEGLVAISTPNRQVLSDYYESDSALVFDIKVDAAPEAQAWVRIGCGPSCYSQVEITKELTAITGKGWKTLSVDLKDYPDAGTDFGLKRTPQELFALILEPFTLVANGKLDATFSQVRIEKGLAKGIGVQIV encoded by the coding sequence GTGCAGTGGCCTAGTATCACCAGCAAGCTGAAGAAAGATCCGGCGCTCGAAGCAAAAATTGAAGATTTGCTCGTGCAAATGAGTCTGGAAGAGAAGATCGGCCAACTGATTCAACCCGAAATCCGTCATCTTACCGCCGCCGATGTTAAGGAGTACCACATAGGTTCGGTACTTAATGGGGGAGGTTCTGTTCCCAATGGAAACCGCTATTCCAAAGCGGCGGACTGGCTGGCAATTGCTGATGCTTACTACACCGCGTCTATGGATGATAGCGATGGCAAGTTGGCAATCCCGATTATGTGGGGCACTGACGCTGTGCATGGCGTGGGTAATATTGTTGGTGCGACGCTGTTTCCCCACAACATTGCCTTGGGCGCAGCACGCAACCCTGAATTGATTAAGGAAATTGGCCGCATTACTGCCACTGAAATTGCTGTTACCGGGCTTGATTGGGATTTTTCACCCACCGTTGCGGTAGCGCGCGATGATCGTTGGGGGCGCACCTATGAGTCCTGGTCAGAGAGTCCTGATTTGGTTCGCGACTATGCCGGCCAAATGGTTGAAGGCTTACAAGGTGACGCTACTGGCAAAGAGTTTCTGTCGAAATACAAAGTCATTTCTACGGCAAAACATTTTATCGCAGATGGAGGTACTTTGAACGGTATCGATCGCGGTAACTGTATTGATGATGAAGAAAGCCTGTGCCGTATTCATGCGGCGGGATATTACAGCGCAATCGAAAATGGTGTGCAGACCGTAATGGCTTCTTTTAATAGTTGGCAAGGCGAGCATATGCACGGTCATCGCTATTTGTTAACGGATGTATTGAAGGAGCAAATGGGTTTTGATGGTCTTGTGGTTGGTGATTGGAATGGTCATGGCTTCGTAGCCGGAGCTACGCCTTTAAACTGCCCGCAGGCGTTAAACGCCGGTTTGGATATCTACATGGTTCCAGATCCTGAGTGGAAACAGTTGTATCGCAACACCTTGGCTCAAGCGCAAGACGGTACTATCCCGATGAGTCGCGTTGATGATGCGGTGCGTCGCGTATTGCGGGTGAAACTGCGTGCAAACCTTTGGGAAAAGGGGCTACCTTCTTCACGCCCATTGGCTGGCCGCGATGATTTATTGGGGGCAGTAGAGCATCGCGCTGTTGCTCGTCAGGCTGTGCGTGAATCCGTTGTTTTGTTAAAAAATAAAAATAATTTATTACCCCTGTCGCCCAAGGCAAAAATTCTTGTTGCAGGCGATGGCGCGGACAATATTAGTAAGCAAACCGGTGGTTGGTCGATTAACTGGCAGGGCACTGGTAATACGATGGCTGATTTTCCCGGCGCAACTACCTTGTGGATGGGGATTGAATCAGCAGTGTCAGCGGCTGGCGGCTCAGCACAATTAAGTGTGGACGGTTCGTACACTGAAAAACCTGATGTGGCAATCGTCATTTTTGGTGAAGATCCCTATGCTGAAATGCAGGGCGATATTCAACATCAATTGCTTAAGGCGGGCGACACTGCCGATTTACAGTTGCTGCAAAAATTAAAGGGCGATGGGATTCCTGTTGTTGCGTTATTCATAACTGGTCGCCCTATGTGGATTAACCGAGAGCTCAACGCGTCCGATGCTTTTGCGGTTATCTGGCAGCCGGGAACTGAAGGTGCTGGTATTGCTGACGTTATTTTTAAAGCTACCGATGGTTCGATAAATTTTCCGGTAAAAGGTCAGTTATCGTTTTCATGGCCCAAGCGTCCTGACCAAGGTCCCTTAAATGTTGGTGATAAAGATTATGACCCTTTGTTTGCCTATGGCTTTGGTTTGAAATACGGCGATAAAGATACCTTGAGCGATAGCCTTTCAGAAGAGGGCATTAGTTTTGAGGCGACCTCACACGTACTGGAATTATTCAATCGTCGTCCTCTGGGAATTTATGGGATTATTCTGGAGGGTAAAAATAATGATCGTGCAGCGCTCAATGGCAATATCGCGAGCGTATCGACACTGACTGTGACCTGTGTGGATCGCGATGTTCAAGAGGATGCTCGTCGCGCACTCTGGAATGGCGATGGGGAAGGTTTGGTGGCTATCTCGACGCCTAATCGTCAAGTGTTAAGCGATTATTATGAGTCTGATTCAGCATTGGTATTCGATATCAAAGTGGATGCCGCACCCGAGGCTCAGGCGTGGGTACGCATTGGTTGTGGCCCATCTTGCTATTCGCAAGTGGAGATTACCAAAGAGTTGACTGCGATAACCGGTAAAGGTTGGAAAACCCTGTCAGTGGATTTAAAAGATTACCCGGATGCCGGAACTGACTTCGGTTTGAAACGCACGCCGCAAGAGTTGTTTGCCTTGATTCTGGAGCCATTTACCTTGGTGGCCAATGGCAAGCTGGATGCTACTTTTTCGCAGGTCCGTATTGAGAAGGGCTTGGCAAAAGGTATTGGTGTGCAAATCGTGTAA
- the glk gene encoding glucokinase, which translates to MSLLLVADIGGTNGRFGLVEFDAEKNRARGKINYTAERQITLKCANYADMATMIKACCTEFGIDIPAHACLAIAGPIENGQAAMTNLNWKFSIDGLRDQLGMKTLHVINDFASLAYAVPFLQDDELVTLYESGKSNPDAPIVVMGPGTGFGMAALVPDGGNWKIIPTEGGHASFAPTNEKELDIKSFLLKEQSHVSVENILSGGGLVTLYRALAHNSGVEAKAYTPADVSTKGLADEDDLCREAVLTFCDVLGEVAGDKALSLGAKGGVVIGGGITPKLVGLLPESHFLERYKNKGPMAGYVSDISIRLIVNDKAALVGSAAWLINNTPALKNA; encoded by the coding sequence ATGAGCCTGTTACTGGTTGCAGATATCGGCGGCACCAATGGCCGTTTTGGTCTGGTCGAATTCGACGCGGAAAAAAATCGCGCACGCGGCAAGATCAACTACACAGCTGAACGCCAAATCACCCTGAAATGTGCAAATTACGCAGACATGGCAACTATGATCAAGGCCTGTTGTACGGAGTTTGGCATTGATATTCCAGCACACGCGTGCCTCGCCATCGCTGGCCCTATTGAAAACGGACAGGCCGCCATGACCAACCTGAACTGGAAATTTTCCATTGATGGTCTGCGCGACCAATTGGGGATGAAAACCCTCCACGTAATCAATGACTTTGCTTCTCTTGCGTACGCTGTACCCTTTTTACAGGACGATGAATTAGTAACGTTATACGAATCTGGAAAATCAAACCCGGATGCTCCCATCGTGGTAATGGGGCCAGGCACCGGTTTTGGCATGGCAGCACTTGTGCCGGATGGCGGCAATTGGAAAATCATTCCAACTGAAGGTGGTCACGCCAGCTTTGCCCCCACAAATGAAAAAGAACTGGATATCAAATCCTTCTTATTGAAAGAACAGAGCCATGTTTCGGTTGAAAATATTCTATCCGGCGGTGGCTTGGTAACCCTCTACCGTGCTCTCGCACACAACTCCGGCGTAGAAGCAAAAGCCTATACACCGGCAGATGTAAGTACCAAAGGTTTGGCAGATGAAGATGATTTATGCCGTGAAGCTGTTTTAACCTTCTGCGATGTACTGGGTGAAGTCGCTGGCGATAAAGCTTTATCTCTAGGCGCAAAAGGCGGTGTCGTAATCGGCGGCGGGATCACCCCAAAATTGGTTGGGCTTTTGCCGGAATCTCACTTCCTTGAGCGCTACAAAAACAAAGGCCCAATGGCTGGTTATGTGAGCGACATTTCCATCCGCCTCATTGTGAACGACAAAGCAGCACTGGTTGGTTCCGCAGCTTGGTTAATCAACAATACGCCAGCGCTAAAAAACGCATAA
- a CDS encoding LacI family DNA-binding transcriptional regulator: protein MAKATIDDVAALAGVSIKTVSRVVNNEPNVRPATREKVDSAIAALNYRPNQSARSLAGNKSYLLGLIYGHPSAHYVLDIQEGVLEVCRPQRYELLVHPAIHRDPNVLNEVTDLILEKRVDGVMLTPPLSDNMTVINSLKKMNIPFVRVAPTENKSLSPYVETNDEEASYDMTCQLIAWGHTRIGFICGHPDHRAMSLRYEGYKAALIENDLPLIKELVEQGDNSFESGEECGKKLLLHAQRPTAIFAANDDMAAGVMMVAHQSGVKIPAQLSVAGFDDTPVAHQLYPSLTTIRQPIRQMAKKATDLLLKQLKGREIQLPASMLSSSIIVRDSTGPIIKAKEKH from the coding sequence GTGGCAAAGGCAACGATTGATGATGTAGCTGCTCTCGCAGGGGTGTCCATCAAAACGGTTTCTCGAGTTGTAAATAATGAGCCCAATGTGAGGCCGGCAACGCGTGAGAAGGTAGACTCGGCCATTGCGGCGTTGAATTATCGGCCCAACCAATCTGCCCGAAGTCTCGCGGGGAATAAATCCTATCTGCTGGGGCTTATTTATGGTCATCCCAGCGCACATTATGTGCTGGATATCCAGGAGGGTGTGCTTGAGGTTTGTCGTCCCCAGCGCTACGAGCTACTTGTGCACCCGGCTATCCATCGCGATCCTAATGTTTTAAATGAGGTAACCGATTTAATTTTAGAGAAGCGGGTAGATGGTGTCATGCTGACGCCGCCACTCTCCGACAATATGACGGTTATCAATTCCCTTAAAAAAATGAATATCCCTTTCGTCCGTGTCGCACCGACAGAAAATAAATCCTTATCTCCGTACGTTGAAACTAATGATGAGGAAGCTTCGTATGATATGACCTGTCAATTGATTGCTTGGGGGCACACACGCATTGGCTTTATTTGTGGTCACCCGGACCACCGTGCTATGTCCTTGCGCTACGAAGGGTACAAAGCTGCACTAATTGAAAATGACTTGCCCCTGATAAAAGAATTGGTAGAGCAAGGTGATAACTCATTTGAATCGGGTGAAGAGTGTGGCAAAAAACTTTTGCTGCATGCGCAGCGGCCAACCGCTATTTTTGCTGCAAATGATGATATGGCTGCGGGGGTGATGATGGTTGCCCATCAATCGGGAGTTAAAATACCGGCGCAATTATCGGTCGCAGGATTCGACGATACTCCCGTTGCACACCAATTATATCCATCGCTCACTACCATTCGGCAGCCCATTCGCCAAATGGCGAAAAAAGCTACGGATCTGCTATTAAAACAATTGAAGGGACGTGAAATTCAGCTGCCCGCCAGCATGTTGAGTTCAAGCATTATCGTGCGCGACTCTACCGGCCCAATAATCAAAGCGAAAGAAAAGCACTAA
- a CDS encoding MFS transporter: MQSSSNKYLPAYAAVTTLFFAWGFITSLIDPLVAAVKGIFSLSDVEAQLSAFAFFIAYGIMSFPAATLLSRFKSVSTILIALGMMIGGCLIMLVAANIEVYALVLGGLFVLASGITALQVAANPLAAALGSPEGSHFRLTFSQTFNSLGTFIGPIIGASLFLEGVEVKHGETITDEVRTQALAGIDAAYFWLAGMIAALLAFFFVSRKIVGQAAPDSSAAKPKGIGEMLSDAFQSKWAMLGGMAIFLYVGAEVAIGTQMAFFLNSDSIWGQSDAIFAFPFIDKIASSDGVLGVSLQEAAALTALYWGGAMVGRLIGSALLAKVNAAMLLVVFTGAAAAMCFYVFSVGGVGAGFIALAIGLFNSIMFPVIFTLTLERSTASSEATSGFLCTAIIGGAFVPLLAGLVSGHSSYVTAFIVPAVCYIILCVFALSAAKTKATNDVAEVATSH, encoded by the coding sequence ATGCAATCATCATCCAACAAATATCTGCCCGCTTATGCGGCAGTAACAACACTATTCTTCGCGTGGGGGTTTATTACTTCCCTCATCGATCCATTGGTCGCAGCGGTAAAAGGAATTTTCAGTCTGAGCGACGTAGAAGCTCAACTCAGTGCCTTCGCGTTCTTTATCGCCTATGGAATCATGAGCTTCCCGGCAGCGACTCTGCTATCTCGCTTTAAATCCGTATCAACTATTTTGATTGCATTGGGCATGATGATTGGTGGATGCCTGATCATGTTGGTTGCAGCCAATATTGAAGTTTACGCACTGGTACTTGGCGGCCTTTTTGTGCTTGCCAGTGGTATCACCGCATTGCAAGTCGCCGCAAACCCTTTGGCCGCCGCGCTTGGTTCGCCCGAAGGTAGCCACTTCCGCTTAACCTTCAGCCAAACCTTTAACAGCCTTGGAACTTTTATCGGACCAATCATTGGTGCAAGCCTTTTCCTGGAAGGCGTAGAAGTTAAGCACGGCGAAACTATTACCGATGAAGTTCGCACCCAAGCTCTTGCCGGTATCGACGCTGCTTACTTCTGGTTGGCAGGTATGATTGCAGCACTACTTGCCTTCTTTTTTGTCAGCCGCAAAATTGTTGGACAAGCTGCTCCAGACTCTTCGGCAGCCAAGCCAAAGGGCATTGGCGAAATGCTGTCGGATGCTTTCCAATCTAAATGGGCAATGCTCGGCGGCATGGCGATCTTTTTGTACGTAGGTGCCGAGGTTGCCATAGGCACTCAAATGGCATTCTTTTTGAATTCAGACTCTATTTGGGGCCAGTCCGATGCGATTTTCGCGTTCCCGTTCATTGACAAAATTGCCAGTTCCGATGGAGTTCTTGGCGTTTCGTTGCAAGAAGCCGCTGCGTTAACTGCACTCTATTGGGGTGGGGCTATGGTAGGTCGCTTGATCGGTTCTGCTCTGCTCGCCAAAGTAAATGCCGCCATGTTGCTCGTTGTGTTCACTGGCGCAGCCGCCGCTATGTGTTTCTATGTATTCTCTGTAGGCGGAGTAGGCGCCGGTTTTATTGCACTGGCAATTGGGTTATTTAACTCTATTATGTTCCCGGTTATTTTCACTCTGACTCTGGAACGCTCTACCGCGAGTTCAGAAGCAACCTCTGGTTTCCTCTGTACGGCAATTATCGGCGGCGCGTTTGTGCCTTTACTGGCGGGATTGGTTTCAGGTCACAGCAGTTATGTAACCGCGTTTATTGTTCCTGCAGTTTGCTACATAATTTTGTGTGTCTTCGCGCTCAGCGCCGCTAAAACCAAAGCAACTAACGACGTTGCCGAAGTTGCAACCAGCCACTAA
- the moaE gene encoding molybdopterin synthase catalytic subunit MoaE, with protein sequence MTFSICVQQNDFDVGQEYSALIAGNAAAGAVVFFVGRVRDFNDGRLVAGLSLEHYPGMTEKILEQILAEAKLRWDLVSARIIHRVGELRLGDQIVFVGVTSAHREHAFQAAEFLMDFLKTRAPFWKKEITQEGKNVWVEAKNKDGEAAERWDSDRNSASS encoded by the coding sequence ATGACCTTTTCGATCTGTGTTCAACAAAATGATTTTGATGTAGGGCAAGAGTACTCAGCGTTAATTGCAGGCAATGCTGCCGCAGGCGCAGTGGTATTTTTTGTAGGGCGCGTGCGGGATTTTAACGATGGACGTTTGGTGGCCGGTCTTTCATTGGAGCATTATCCCGGTATGACGGAAAAAATATTGGAGCAAATTCTCGCGGAGGCAAAACTGCGCTGGGATTTGGTTTCCGCTCGCATCATCCATCGTGTAGGTGAATTGCGTCTGGGTGATCAAATTGTTTTTGTTGGAGTTACCAGTGCTCATCGAGAGCACGCATTTCAGGCCGCAGAATTTCTAATGGATTTTTTAAAGACCCGTGCACCTTTTTGGAAAAAGGAAATTACTCAGGAGGGGAAAAATGTGTGGGTAGAGGCGAAAAATAAGGACGGAGAAGCGGCGGAACGTTGGGATTCAGATCGTAATTCTGCAAGCAGTTAA
- a CDS encoding MoaD/ThiS family protein: protein MIRVIFLAQLREQLGIAELDVSSAHVKSLDELKQQLVLQNPSWESTLLKSKVLTAVNHAYTKGNQTLVDGDEVAFFPPVTGG from the coding sequence ATGATCCGGGTAATTTTTCTAGCGCAGTTGCGCGAGCAATTAGGTATCGCGGAGCTTGATGTTTCCAGTGCACACGTTAAGTCGCTGGATGAATTAAAGCAGCAGCTCGTGTTGCAAAATCCTTCATGGGAATCAACGCTACTCAAGAGCAAAGTTCTGACCGCGGTCAATCATGCATATACAAAAGGAAATCAGACATTGGTTGATGGTGATGAGGTGGCTTTTTTTCCGCCAGTAACAGGAGGTTGA
- the moaC gene encoding cyclic pyranopterin monophosphate synthase MoaC: MTLTHIDSHGHASMVDVSEKTPSVREARAFARVVMTPDTLEQIKHNSLKKGDVLAVARIAGIQAAKKCSDLIPLCHPLALSKVAVDFVLDESNSAVEITSYCKLTGQTGVEMEALTAASVAALTIYDMCKAVDMGMVIERVCLLEKSGGRRGHYQREGL, translated from the coding sequence ATGACGCTTACCCATATAGATTCCCACGGCCATGCCAGCATGGTCGATGTTTCTGAAAAAACTCCCAGCGTGCGCGAGGCCAGGGCCTTTGCTCGCGTAGTTATGACGCCGGATACCTTGGAGCAAATAAAACATAATTCACTAAAAAAAGGTGATGTGTTGGCTGTTGCTCGGATAGCGGGAATACAAGCTGCCAAAAAATGTTCGGACTTAATTCCATTATGTCATCCTTTGGCTTTGAGCAAAGTTGCCGTGGACTTCGTGTTGGATGAAAGTAACAGTGCGGTTGAAATCACCAGCTATTGCAAATTGACCGGGCAAACCGGTGTGGAAATGGAAGCGCTCACTGCGGCCAGTGTTGCGGCCCTAACAATTTATGATATGTGCAAAGCAGTTGATATGGGGATGGTGATTGAGCGCGTTTGCTTACTGGAGAAATCCGGCGGCCGTCGCGGCCATTATCAACGCGAAGGGCTATAG